The genomic region GGGGTCAGAATGGAACGACGCAATTCCACTCTTCCGATTTCTAGCTGTTTACTCATTTGTTCAGCCGCTAGCTAGTTTGATTGCTGTAGCTCTAGTAGCTGCCGGTGAGGCAAGAGCTATGATCGTATCGAAGTTTCATAGCCTGGCCATCACGGCAGCCTCATTGGTTGTGGGTAGTAATTGGGGTGTTTACGGTATCGTATTAGCGTTTTCCTTATCGGGACTACTAATCCGGCTACCGGTCTTTCTTTATTATGCGAGCCGGTTCCTCCCCTTAACTTTTGTAGAACTTAGTAAACCCATTTTCCCAGCTTTGACATGTGGAATTTTAACGATGATTATAATTATTTGGCTAAAAGGATTTGTGGAGATTGTTAATCCATTGAGCGGTCTGCTTATGTTTGTACCTCTATGTGTACTTGTTTACTTTTTTATATGTTTAGCTATAAAGCCTCTACGATTGAATTTATTTGAGTTGATGGCAAGCCTTCGTTTTTTAGTTAGCAGAAAATTCTAACAGAATTGAAAAAAAGGAGAGACAGTGAAGTTCTTAAAAATCTTTATATCCAGAATTTTAGGGCGTACAAAACCATTTGTGCTTGAATGGATGTCTGGTGTTAAGAGTTTTAATCTTCACGCGAAGTATTCATTTAGTGAGCGCAAGCCTGATTGCGACTCGGAGCAGTTGAGATACTATCTAATCAAGCACTGTCATATCGTCGAAAAAGGGATGGCTTTGCCGAACACAAGAGACGGCTTCGGTCAGCCAAAAATAGTAGACCTCATTAAAAGAACAAAAACGTATGAGTCGTTTGGTGGCGATGATGTCGGCCAGATAGTTCGCGACACTCTCAGGCAATACCGCAAATTTCATCAAGGAAAGGAAAGTCTATTCGAATATGGCTTTATCGACGAAATGGAAGCCTTTATAGATTCATCCGTTCCCGCAAGCAAAGGTGGTTTGAAATTACTCAAAAAGCGTCAGTGGGATGATTGGTCAATCAATCAGTACGACGATTTCGTTTCTTTCCGGCATAGTGTCAGAGACTTCGCCAACAAGCCAGTTGATCCAGCGCTACTAAAGTCTG from Marinobacter sp. LV10R510-11A harbors:
- a CDS encoding nitroreductase family protein translates to MKFLKIFISRILGRTKPFVLEWMSGVKSFNLHAKYSFSERKPDCDSEQLRYYLIKHCHIVEKGMALPNTRDGFGQPKIVDLIKRTKTYESFGGDDVGQIVRDTLRQYRKFHQGKESLFEYGFIDEMEAFIDSSVPASKGGLKLLKKRQWDDWSINQYDDFVSFRHSVRDFANKPVDPALLKSAIETSLKTPSVCNRQGWFVHYYDNKSKIAELLSYQNGNAGFTDCIDKLLIVTGNLKAFTRYEHNQLFVDGGLISMNLMLAIHSSGLGSCPLNTCMPYSKEKKLKTAAAISDNERLIMMIAVGSLKEEFSVAHSEKYQLDRVLVSH